From Mytilus edulis chromosome 8, xbMytEdul2.2, whole genome shotgun sequence, one genomic window encodes:
- the LOC139486138 gene encoding IgGFc-binding protein-like: MNLTVCVKCVCDLKLILLIYFSAYLCMVQFTSAVLDNRGKEFLVAFMENEVYHGNDINPEIYVTTSKKTIVNVNVSASGNPNAQLYKTFSVIYGQTQLVKLNTSLRLNHTELTKKAVLIEADDEIVVYVVNREEMSDDVYLAMPIDALGKEYYTVSYSPATHYCLFAVIGVYDETNVSIHLPHIHHLSVSLNGHTYHGNQWMNVTLDRLSTLQVRSKHDLTGSHIVSSKPIAVLSGNKKTAVGHGDSRDHLVEMLLPLSSWGSNFATVPIPDRHGKGDMFRIIASEDNTHVHVSGINSGKPFRDNIKLDKAGQHVQKHYSSGLYSHIVADKAISVFQFSLTQIGHGDHADPSMITVVPIEQYAFEYTFTTPEYSHGNYSNYFMFIIDSSQTSGLRIDNRSLAGNQIFHKIPETHLVGGYVEISVGTHTVMHTDPTTVFGGILFGKAVHESYGFPVGLLSKPINTDCLVSQMIEGDKIDNDCDGEIDEEQSDGKDNDGDGQIDEDCICCPFSGPKLPDIFGRR; encoded by the exons ATGAACCTAACAGTTTGTGTAAAGTGTGTGTGTGATCttaaattgattttattaatttatttcagTGCCTATTTGTGCATGGTCCAGTTTACCTCAG CTGTGTTGGATAATAGAGGAAAGGAGTTCTTAGTTGCCTTTATGGAAAACGAGGTATATCATGGTAATGATATAAATCCCGAGATATATGTTACAACCTCTAAGAAAACAATAGTCAATGTCAATGTTTCAGCCTCCGGTAATCCAAATGCTCAACTCTACAAAACTTTCTCGGTAATTTATGGCCAGACTCAGCTAGTAAAACTGAATACAAGTCTCCGTTTAAATCACACCGAACTAACTAAAAAAGCAGTACTTATTGAGGCGGACGATGAAATCGTAGTTTATGTTGTTAACAGAGAAGAAATGTCCGATGATGTTTATCTTGCTATGCCCATCGACGCCCTTGGCAAAGAGTATTATACTGTTTCGTATTCCCCTGCTACACATTACTGTCTTTTTGCTGTTATTGGGGTTTATGATGAAACAAATGTTTCCATTCATTTACCACATATACATCATTTAAGTGTTTCTCTGAATGGACACACATATCATGGAAACCAATGGATGAATGTGACTTTAGATAGACTCAGTACACTACAGGTTCGTTCTAAACACGATTTAACTGGCTCCCATATTGTTTCCAGTAAGCCAATAGCCGTATTAAGTGGAAACAAGAAAACCGCAGTTGGGCATGGAGACTCACGCGATCATCTTGTGGAAATGCTACTTCCATTATCGTCATGGGGTAGTAATTTCGCCACCGTGCCAATACCCGACAGACACGGTAAAGGCGATATGTTTAGAATCATTGCTAGCGAAGACAACACACACGTACACGTTTCTGGTATAAACTCTGGAAAACCATTTCGGGACAATATCAAACTTGACAAAGCAGGTCAACACGTTCAAAAACACTATAGTTCCGGTTTGTACTCTCATATAGTTGCTGACAAAGCTATATCAGTGTTCCAGTTTTCATTGACACAAATAGGCCATGGTGATCATGCTGATCCATCAATGATAACTGTCGTTCCGATAGAACAATATGCTTTCGAATATACATTTACAACTCCGGAATATTCTCACGGTAATTATTCGAACTATTTTATGTTCATCATCGATTCCTCGCAGACGAGTGGCCTTAGAATTGATAATCGATCGTTAGCTGGCAATcaaatttttcacaaaatacCCGAGACTCATCTCGTGGGGGGTTACGTGGAAATATCAGTTGGTACACATACAGTCATGCATACTGATCCAACTACAGTATTTGGCGGGATTCTATTTGGCAAGGCGGTCCATGAATCATATGGATTTCCGGTTGGATTATTATCAAAACCAATAAACACG GATTGCCTGGTTAGTCAGATGATAGAGGGAGACAAAATAGATAACGACTGTGACGGAGAAATAGACGAAGAACAATCAGATGGAAAAG ATAACGATGGCGATGGTCAAATCGATGAAGACTGCATCTGCTGTCCATTTAGTGGTCCAAAATTACCAGACATAT TTGGAAGACGATGA
- the LOC139486139 gene encoding uncharacterized protein — protein sequence MNEEEEEEVERKWREMTSGGSFDCSGAQVRKIKRHPSKVFDRLENLDNALRSWVSVAEESVEKMTKISMELDHYHKIARGAGYGGSKAFILGAGLAGVGLLLAPFSFGASLIPTGGLLAAGGKITAKGSKKMYDVMTRRACDETNNLLKKCQSNMDTLMKECISIGNLLDGFWEIETAFLQWVAFWGRICLKHRPCHTTSKWSSIVQFAEREKYQTLLSIHHVNEEQLRDHSIMAVDIRSCAEDLKQLLPTDTEIETMVKMTRNSLKERLS from the exons ATGAACGAGGAGGAAGAAGAAGAAG TGGAACGAAAATGGAGAGAAATGACTTCTGGAGGGAGTTTTGACTGCAGCGGAGCTCAAGTGAG GAAAATTAAAAGACATCCATCAAAAGTGTTTGATCGATTGGAAAATTTGGACAATGCTCTGAGAAGTTGGGTTTCAGTTGCAGAGGAATCCGTTGAAAAGATGACAAAAATATCAATGGAACTCGATCATTATCACAAAATAGCTCGAGGTGCTGGTTATGGAGGATCGAAGGCCTTTATTTTGGGAGCAGGGTTGGCAGGTGTTGGTTTACTTTTAGCACCGTTTTCATTCGGAGCATCTCTGATACCTACAG GTGGCCTGCTTGCTGCAGGTGGTAAAATTACAGCCAAGGGGTCAAAGAAAATGTATGATGTTATGACACGACGTGCATGCGATGAAACGAACAATCTGTTAAAGAAATGTCAATCAAATATGGATACTTTAATGAAAGAGTGCATATCTATTGGAAACTTGCTTGATGGTTTCTGGGAAATAGAAACGGCATTTTTACAATGGGTAGCGTTTTGGGGTAGGATTTGTCTAAAACACAGACCATGTCACACTACGTCAAAGTGGAGCTCCATCGTTCAATTTGCAGAAAGAGAGAAGTATCAAACATTACTTTCCATACACCACGTAAATGAGGAACAATTACGTGACCACAGTATAATGGCAGTAGATATTCGTTCATGTGCTGAGGATTTAAAACAGTTACTTCCAACAGACACGGAGATAGAGACAATGGTTAAAATGACAAGAAATTCTTTGAAGGAAAGGTTATCTTGA